The Desulfovibrio sp. JC010 genome includes the window TCCTAAAGAGTTCATCTTATATAGCGGCGGTGCTTCCGGCACAGAAAGCGAATTTGGTGTAAATGCTGAGAAGTACGGTCTTCAGGAAGTCAACTACAGTTTTGAAGGCCACCAGAATGCCCGTACCCGGGGGCTGCGTGTGCTCACCGAAAAAGAGCTGGAAAGCAAGGACGTCAGCCTTACTTATGTTTCCAAGCTGATGAACCGCAGCTTCACCCGCGCACCTATTTTCCGCAAGGTGCTGCAGTCTATCTGCTGGCAGGTTAACAGCGGGCACGAGATTTTCATCATTGGTAATATCCTTGAAGACGGTACCGTTAAAGGCGGAACCGGCTGGGGTGCCGAGTTCGCAAAAATCTGCAACAAGCCCCTCTACGTATTTTCCCAGGACAAAGGCTGCTGGTACAGCTGGGAAAAAGAAAATTGGGTTGAGTGTCCTGATCCTAAAATTTCCCACAGGCATTTCACAGCAACCGGAACCCGTTTTCTGGAAGATTCCGGCAAGAAAGCCATTGAAAAGCTTTTTGAAGACAGTTTCAAATAGATCAGCTTTTTGAGATCTGAAATTACAAACCCCGTTCCGTTTGGAGCGGGGTTTTATTTTGGGAAATTTTGCACTTGACTAACAATCGGTTTTATCAGTAGAAAAAGACATCTTAATTCTCAGGGCGGGGTGAAATTCCCCACCGGCGGTGATTCTTTAAAGTTTTAAAGACAGCCCGCGAGCGCCTTTTCAATTGGTGAAAAGGGTCAGCAGATCCGGTGTGATTCCGGAGCCGACGGTTAAAGTCCGGATGAAAGAGAGTGAGACAGTCTTACCGCAGGTGGCCTTCCCTACACTTGCGCGCTGTTCCGTTGTGAACAGATGTCTATTCTATCGCCCTGATTCTGGTCTCTAAATTGGAGATTTACCATGAATCAGAATCTGTTATCCCAGTATGGAAACCCTGTAGAGAGGGTGGAGAAAGGCCTTCAGGCATTGCGTGAAGGTCGAGGAATCCTTGTCACTGACAATGAAGGCCGCGAGAATGAGGGGGACCTTATTTTCTCTGCGGAAAAGCTCAGTGATGAGCAGATGGCTATGATGATCCGCGAATGCAGCGGTATTGTCTGTCTCTGCCTGACCGAGGAAAAGATCGAGCAGCTTAACCTGCCCATGATGGTCGAGGCTAATTCCAGCCGTTACCAGACCGGATTCACCGTTACCATCGAAGCCGCCGAGGGCGTAACCACCGGGGTTTCTGCCGCTGACCGCGTGACCACCGTGAAGGCTGCCATTGCGGATGATGCCGCACCTGCGGACCTGCACAAGCCCGGGCATGTCTTCCCCTTGCGTGCGCGTGCGGGCGGTGTTCTGGAAAGAGAAGGCCACACCGAAGCAACCGTGGACATGATGACCCTTGCGGGCCTGAATCCCTGTGGCGTGCTTTGCGAACTGACCAACCCGGACGGCACCATGGCCAGACTGCCGGAAATTGTCGAGTTCGGACAGAAGTACGACATGCCTGTACTGACCGTAGATGACATAATTAATTATAGAATTCAGATTGCTAAAAAAGCATCATAATGTATAATTAAGGCAAGCACTTTTCTAGAATTGACACTCTAACCAGTGATTCAAACCGGCAATTTGGATCAACACCGACATTAATGAAAGAGGCCCCGTCATGATACTGAGCGGGGCCTCTTTTATTTATTTCTCGTAAACGCAGCCGATACAGCAGAGGAAAGTAGCTTCTTCGGTGTCACTGATGTTGCGCATGCCGTGCGGTTCCATGCATTCGGAGTATACGAAGTCTCCGGGGCTGCAGATTTTGCTCTCAACAACCTTGTCGGTCTCCGGATCGTAGGCAAAGCATTCGAACTGGCCTTTTTCCACGTACACGGTCTGGAGATAAAAATGGTTGTGGGCCGGGATTTCACCGCCGGGCTCAACAGTGAAGTGGCGCAGCCCGTATTCAGGCTGGCCGTTTTCGTCTTTGCCTGATTTGGAGAGCCAGCGGATGGTCACGCCCTTTACTTCATGATTCCCGCCTTTGTAGCCGATCTGCTGAACCTTGATGCCTTCCACATCTTTAACATTTTTTGCGTCCATGTTTATCTCCATGCTTGATTCTGTTTGTGCGGTTGAGTCTGTTCAGTTAAGCAGAAACAGAAGCTGAGATAAAGGGGCAAGTTTGAGGTGTAGGGACGGCTTGGAAAGCCATGGATCTTTTTTTTAAAGAATTTTTAAAATAAGTTTGAATTTTAATCGATAAGGCTTGACAATTTCAGCTGGAATCAATAGGTATTTCTCCTCGTCGCAATGACGAAGTCTTTGACAGAGAGGCCGGATGGCGGGTGCGCTGTGAACCCCGTCAGGTCCGAAAGGAAGCAGCGGTAACGGTTTATCCCGGGTGTCCGGTCTCGCTGAAAGAAGGGTGTGTTCTACATGAACACACCCTTTTTTATTGCCTGCACTTCAGCACAAACCTTGCAATTCAAGGTGAAAGCGTGCAATCTTTTCAAAATCTTATTTATAAATCCTGTGGGATAATTATTAATTTCAAACTCAGGCGAACATAATGAAGTTTGGCAAAATGACCGGATTTCTGGTCAAAGCTGTTTTGATATGTGCTCTTTCCGGCGGGCTGGCGGTAGCTTTCAACACCGCCCGTCCAAAGCCGTATACTCTTGCGGAGTTAAGTCATGCCCAACCGGCGGAAGTGCTGGAGATCACAACTGCCGATCTGGTAGAGAGTTATAATGAAGGGAAGTTCTTTTTTATAGATGCGCGCGGTGAAATGGAATTTGCCATGGGCCACGTGCCCGGTGCAGTGAATCTTCCATCTGAAAAAGAAGGGGAGGAATTCACAGCACTGCTTGCGCAGATTGACCCGAATATTGCGATAGTTGTTTATTGTGACGGTCTTACCTGCGGCAAGAGTCTGATAGTGGCTAAAAAACTGCTGGAGAACGGATTCAGGAATGTATCTGTATATAATGAAGGAATCGACGGCTGGATCAGTGCCGGAATGGATTTGGAGGCTAACTGATGGAATTCAGATCATTACCCCGCATAGTTCTTGGGATTGTATTTATTATTGCCAGTCTGGACAAGATCATCGATCCGCTGGCCTTTGCCGAAATAATCAAAAATTACCAGATTCTGCCTGAAATGATGATCGGTCCGGTGGCCTTCTTCCTGCCATGGTTGGAATTTGTCTGCGGAGCCATGCTGGTCTGCGGAGTGTTTATCGACACAGCTGTCGCGATTCTGGTGGCAATGCTGCTGGTCTTCATCGCTGCACTCTCCGCTAACCTGTACCGGGGCATAGATGTGGCCTGCGGCTGTTTTTCTACAGACACATCCAGCGCATCCGACATGCAGATGACCATTGTGCGGGACGTTGTCCTGCTGGTAGTTGCAGGGCTGACTTTGTGGTGGCGGAAGGATGAGGTCGGGTAGTCTCTTATAAGCGCGTTAAAATTTAAAGTTTGTGTGAGTAAACAAGAAAAGTCCTGTCAGATGACAGGGCTTTTCTTGTTTTAACTGTAAAGTCGCGCAGGTGGAAATCAAAACTACGCCCACCAGATTGAACGTGCTGGGGGATTGCCGAATGTAGTGAAGTCGTCTCCGGATTCATGGAGCACCGCATCTAACTCATCGCTTGTGAAGTCGTATCCTTCCTCGTTGGCGGTGGAGACAAATTCTTCTTTGGTTCGAATGGCATTATACTTCAGCTTAACATCCTTGTTCTCTCCACCTGCGATCAGCAAACGCTCTACTTCTTTCTTAGCCATGGTAATACTCCTTTTTTGGTAAAAATATAGTGCTCTTTTGACAACTATGTTTAATTACTGACTGGTACGGGCATCATGGGCTGGGTGCTGCTAATTTTGTGCCGGGTTCGCTGATTGGTTTTCGATTCCAGAAGATAAAAAAAGAAAAGAGGCTGCCGGGAGATTATGATTCCCGACAGCCTCTTTTATGGTTTATTTTATGCAGTCAGCTTAATTTGCCGGTCCGAATTGCTGGCACTGGGCTTCTTGCTTGATGCAGTCCTGATAACTCATGGGGACAACGCCCTCTTCTTCCGGACTTTGATCACCCAACAACCCGTTCTGGCCTTGAGTATTTAGCACCCGGTACGGTTTGCAGTAGTTGAGTTTGGCGGAATAGACCGTGCCTTTGGGGCCGATCTTTTTCACTTCTTCCTGCTGGCAGGTGTAGGAGTAATGCTGCTGCATGCAGTCAAGGAGAGTCTTGTATTTTCCTGATTTGTCCTTTGCCGGCAGGCATTGATTGTCGTAAAATGTCCAAGTCTGCTTTTTGTATGGTTTTTGATACGGCTTAATCCCTTCGGGGCCGGGGCAGAGTGTCAGGTGGATAGGTACGCCTGCCTTTTTGCAGAGCAGGGTGGATGCATCGTCATTGAACTGCCATGCATATGCATCTACTCCAATATGTTTCAGATACTTAACATAGTTGGTGTAAGGAATGCCCTTCCCCCGTATCAGGTTGTCTTCGTTATAGCTTGCGATTTCTCCATCGGGGCCGACTGAGCACTGCGGTCCTCCGCAGCCGGGGCCTTGGCATTCTGCAGGTATTCCTGAGTCCTGTCCTTTGGGAATTCCGTTGCATGCATACCAGTCTGCAATAGTAAGCTCGTTTAATTCTACCGGGTTTTTCCCGAGAGCTACGGTTTGAGTGTTTTTGGGGTGTTGTCCTCCGGCATTAAGCCATTGGGCCGGAGTAATGCAGGCCGCCCTGCCTTCAACTGCTGCATTGTTGCTGATATGCAGGCCGATGCCGTTCGGTTGTGTCAATTGAGGGTTGTTGTATGGCTTAACATAAGTACCATTAGCCGAGATTGTCTTATCGCTTTCTCTCGGGCAGTCGTACAAGTCCGCAACACCATTGATTTCCGTGACATTGCACTCGTATTTCTTATCGGTTGATATTTTTACAGACATGGGAACGCTGTAACCGTTCACCATACTTAGGTCATAGTAGTCTGATCCATCCAGACATTGGTTTAGCTTGGAGGAGGGGTTAATCGTGCATTTGTCTTTTCTGTCTTTTTCAGACGTGTATGTGCAGCCGGCTGAGTATTCAAGTATGGTGCCGACTCCTGTGCTCGGTGTTCCCGGAACCGCTCCCATTGTGCAGTTCCCGGGCCAGCCTATGCCGGTCGGATCCTGCTGGCAGTTGAGCAGAACTCCTATGTTGCCCGAAGCAATGCCGCCTTTGGGAGCGGCCAGATACATGGTTTTTCCCGAATCGAGCTTTTTGCGGAACATGAGTGCTGAGCTCAGGTCGTTGGGGTTGGCATACATTTCCTGCATGGAGGCGTTTTGGGCGACCATTTTCCAGAGTTTAAGGTTAGGCTTCTCGTAATCTTTTTTGGCAGTGGGAGGAGTGATTACAATATAGGCATCGTCAGCACAATTGTTGGTGATGGTGATGCGCTTCGCGTCCCACCCGGTCTTCGTGGTATTGTCGCCGCAAATGACCGGAGGCGGCGGGGGCGGGGTGTATTTGTTTTTCTGGCAGCCCGGATTGATTGTCGGCGGAGTCGTACTTGTGGGGCTCAACAGCGTGGATGCAGAGCAACGGGGGGTTTTGGAATTTGCGGTGCAGTTGTTCGCGTACTCCCAGCCGCTTGAGGTTGTTTTTACATAAGTGCTTAGTTTTTGTTTAAAATAATTGTTTTCAATGTCTACTTTCCAAAGCACGTTTTGCTTCATGTAGACCATCATTGAGCGGTTGTCTTTATTGTTTATGGTAAATTGTTGTGCGGTGGAATTTCCATTTACCACGGAATAGGTCGCCGTAATGGTCGCATCAGTACTATTTACAGAACATCCACCAGCAGCCATGGTTATGCCCGTGGAATTGCTAAATTTTGTCATGGACCAGTACTGGCTTGGAGTCCCCGAAGGGGCCGGAGGGGGGGTATATTTTTGTCCCTGGCAACTGGGGCTGAGGTTATTTCCCGGGCTGGGAAAAAGATTGGCAGCAGAACAATAGGGCATCGGATGCGGATCGGTTTGGCTGCATCCTTTCGCAAATGTCCACCCCGTGTCGGTTATATTGATGTACGCGGTCAGTGTTTGATTATAGTTGGAGTTGACCATACCTACTTTCCATAAGCCCTTTTTCATATAGTAGGTCTTTGCGCCTGCATTGCCTGTATTGTCTACTTTGAAAGCTTCAGATGCAGTCGTGCCGTTTACAAAGTAGTAGGTGACTGTGTTGGTTGCTGAGGGACTACAGGCACCTAAAGCCATGACTATGCCTGTATATCCACTCTTGGGTGACATGGAGTAATACGGATTGTCCGCCCACGCCGAACTCGTAAAGCAAGTGATCACTAACAAAAAAAAGGCTGTCAGAGCCCTGTGTTTTTTCACGCCACCTGTTTTCATGCCCCCCCCCTGTTTATGAAGTTGTTTATGAAAAAAACATTATTGATATCATAAGACATTGTAGTGGTCTCTATGTCAAGGTGAAAATTGTTTTTGGCTGTTTCAAGTTTTTTTAAATGTAACAAATGTGGGAAGTACTTATTAAAATTTAAATGTTTGTGGACAAAATATCCTTAAGCATCTATAAATAATTACAGGAGTATAAAAAGGAGGGGAAGCAGTGGAGCGTAGGTGCAGTCTTAGGTTATGTTTTTCGGTAACTGTAGTAAGGTCTGTTTTGATTTCATTATATTCGTTGTGCATTGTTTCAGGGCCTGCTTTTGCTCAATCCTTGAATAATTCCTCAGGTAGTAGTGAGAATATAAGTGAACTGCTTACGCCGTTGCAGGAGTTGCACGACGACCTTGTCCGAATTGAGGCCAAGCTGGATGCGTTTGCCAATGCCAAGTGGGAATACAAGATTCTTGTTCCCAATGTTTTGGGAGACTACGACCATGATCGTCACAAGTCCGCACTCGGACCTTTGGGTGCGGAAGGTTGGGAGCTTATTACCTACTCACCGGATGTGGGATATATCCTAAAGCGCAGGGTTATGCCTAAACCTTAAGGTTCGGGAGCAGGGATGAGTAAGCAGCCGGCAAAAGACAGCAGATATGAGCGTGCGCAAAGTGGTTTTACATTACTGGAACTCATTGTGGTCATGGTCATCATGTCCGTTGTCATGGCTGTGCTTCTGCCACGATTAAGCGGACAACTTATGGGTAACAGTTTGCAGGCCGCTGTTTCCGATTTGAGCAGTATTGCTACCTCGGCCCGCTTCAGGGCTGCGGATACCGGTAAAGAGCATGTGCTGGTCATCAGCCGTAAAACAGGGGATTTGAAGCTGCTTAGCGGAAACAGGAGCAAGGTTTTAAGCAGCACACAACTGCCGGAGAAGGTGGCGGTGGGAAATATGGAGCTTCTGGGCAAAACTGTTTCCGGTCCTGAGATGCAGATAGTTTTCTACCCCCGTGGAACAGCCTCTCCCGCGCGGCTTAAGCTGGTTTCCGAAAAGCGTGAAAGCATGCATGTGTTTGTAGCCGGGGCTAACGGAGGTGTCTATGTTCGTTAAATCCGGCAGTTCCGGGTTTTCGCTTATGGAAGTGATGGTCGCCATGGCTATTTTGTCCATTGGGCTGGTCTCAGTTGCTGGTGTCTACTCTCAAGCTGCTTCATCGCTCTCGCAGGTGGAGGGGTACGAGCGGGCCGGAATGGAAGCCCGGATGCGGCTGGCCGCTTTTTTAAACGCGGGTGATATCAAACCGGGGGAGACTTCCGGTAATTGCGAAACCCTGCCCGGCGGCAGATGGAAAATAGTCAGTAGAAACGAGGATGATTATCCCGGTGTAAGCCGGGTTGAGATTACAGTGTTGTTTTTCACAGAGGGCAGGGAACATGAGTATATTCTGGAAACAGCTGAAGTTGACCGGAATCTGCCTGCCCGGAGCAAAACCCAGACAAAGGATGCCAAGAAATGAAATCAGCTTCACGGTACTGCTTCCCACGGATACTGCTTTTATTTTTGCTGGGCATAGTTTTGGCCGGATGCCAGCTGAATGCTGAACCCATTGACGTAGGTTTCCAGAATCTGTCCCGGCCTTTATTGGGGTTGAGACTGAAAGTTGTTCATAAAGAACACCATGTTATTGAAAAGGAAGCGCAGGAAAAAACCAATAAAGACCAGAATCGCGCCCTGCTTGTGGTGGCATGCAAGCCGGACAGCCCGGCGCAGAAAGGCGGTGTGCTGCCCGGAGATATTCTTCTGGAAATAGACGGAGTTCCGGTGCAGGGAGTTCGTGATTCAACATTTGTCATGCAACGCAAGCGTCCGGGCAATGATGTCGCCCTGACTCTATATAGAATCGGCAAGATCATCAAACTGGGGATTCACCTGCCTGCTGACGTCCCGGTCACCAAGTCAACCAACTCACCTCTCGGAGGGGCTTCATGATGCATAAAGGGAAAAACGGTTTTACACTTATTGAGATGCTGGTGGTCATCGTGATTATCGGCGTGCTGGCGGCAATTGTAGCCCCGAGGTTCTTCGGCAAGACCGATGAAGCCAAGGTTGCGGCGGCCAAGGCGCAGATTGAGGATTTTTCCATGGCCCTGCAGAGCTACCAGCTGGACACAGGAAACTTTCCTTCCACCCAGCAGGGGCTTGAAGCTCTGGTGAAAAAGCCTTCCACTGCACCTGTGCCTGAGAACTGGCATGGCCCGTATATGAGTAAGAATGCCATTCCCAAGGACCCGTGGAACAATGCTTACGTGTACACTTCTCCCGGCAAGCATAGTCCGGATTTTGACCTGCTCAGCTACGGCAAGGACGGCAAGGCCGGAGGAAGCGGTGAAAACGCGGACATCACCAACTACTGATGAAGGTGGATTTACTCTTCTTGAGCTGCTGGTGGCGATTACCATCGGCTCGGTGGTGCTGACTGCGGTTTATTCGATCTTTGTCACCGCCACCAAGGTTGAGCAGAGGGCTCAGGCGGTTCTCACTCCCATGCGTTCCGCTTCCTATGCTTTCAGCATGTTGGGCCGGGATGTACGCAATCTGGACCCTTTGTGCCGGAACTCAGATATTGTCTGCC containing:
- a CDS encoding prepilin-type N-terminal cleavage/methylation domain-containing protein; the protein is MFVKSGSSGFSLMEVMVAMAILSIGLVSVAGVYSQAASSLSQVEGYERAGMEARMRLAAFLNAGDIKPGETSGNCETLPGGRWKIVSRNEDDYPGVSRVEITVLFFTEGREHEYILETAEVDRNLPARSKTQTKDAKK
- a CDS encoding MauE/DoxX family redox-associated membrane protein, coding for MEFRSLPRIVLGIVFIIASLDKIIDPLAFAEIIKNYQILPEMMIGPVAFFLPWLEFVCGAMLVCGVFIDTAVAILVAMLLVFIAALSANLYRGIDVACGCFSTDTSSASDMQMTIVRDVVLLVVAGLTLWWRKDEVG
- the gspG gene encoding type II secretion system major pseudopilin GspG, with the protein product MHKGKNGFTLIEMLVVIVIIGVLAAIVAPRFFGKTDEAKVAAAKAQIEDFSMALQSYQLDTGNFPSTQQGLEALVKKPSTAPVPENWHGPYMSKNAIPKDPWNNAYVYTSPGKHSPDFDLLSYGKDGKAGGSGENADITNY
- a CDS encoding Nif11-like leader peptide family natural product precursor; translation: MAKKEVERLLIAGGENKDVKLKYNAIRTKEEFVSTANEEGYDFTSDELDAVLHESGDDFTTFGNPPARSIWWA
- a CDS encoding thaumatin family protein, giving the protein MSPKSGYTGIVMALGACSPSATNTVTYYFVNGTTASEAFKVDNTGNAGAKTYYMKKGLWKVGMVNSNYNQTLTAYINITDTGWTFAKGCSQTDPHPMPYCSAANLFPSPGNNLSPSCQGQKYTPPPAPSGTPSQYWSMTKFSNSTGITMAAGGCSVNSTDATITATYSVVNGNSTAQQFTINNKDNRSMMVYMKQNVLWKVDIENNYFKQKLSTYVKTTSSGWEYANNCTANSKTPRCSASTLLSPTSTTPPTINPGCQKNKYTPPPPPPVICGDNTTKTGWDAKRITITNNCADDAYIVITPPTAKKDYEKPNLKLWKMVAQNASMQEMYANPNDLSSALMFRKKLDSGKTMYLAAPKGGIASGNIGVLLNCQQDPTGIGWPGNCTMGAVPGTPSTGVGTILEYSAGCTYTSEKDRKDKCTINPSSKLNQCLDGSDYYDLSMVNGYSVPMSVKISTDKKYECNVTEINGVADLYDCPRESDKTISANGTYVKPYNNPQLTQPNGIGLHISNNAAVEGRAACITPAQWLNAGGQHPKNTQTVALGKNPVELNELTIADWYACNGIPKGQDSGIPAECQGPGCGGPQCSVGPDGEIASYNEDNLIRGKGIPYTNYVKYLKHIGVDAYAWQFNDDASTLLCKKAGVPIHLTLCPGPEGIKPYQKPYKKQTWTFYDNQCLPAKDKSGKYKTLLDCMQQHYSYTCQQEEVKKIGPKGTVYSAKLNYCKPYRVLNTQGQNGLLGDQSPEEEGVVPMSYQDCIKQEAQCQQFGPAN
- a CDS encoding cupin domain-containing protein codes for the protein MDAKNVKDVEGIKVQQIGYKGGNHEVKGVTIRWLSKSGKDENGQPEYGLRHFTVEPGGEIPAHNHFYLQTVYVEKGQFECFAYDPETDKVVESKICSPGDFVYSECMEPHGMRNISDTEEATFLCCIGCVYEK
- a CDS encoding prepilin-type N-terminal cleavage/methylation domain-containing protein, which translates into the protein MSKQPAKDSRYERAQSGFTLLELIVVMVIMSVVMAVLLPRLSGQLMGNSLQAAVSDLSSIATSARFRAADTGKEHVLVISRKTGDLKLLSGNRSKVLSSTQLPEKVAVGNMELLGKTVSGPEMQIVFYPRGTASPARLKLVSEKRESMHVFVAGANGGVYVR
- a CDS encoding PDZ domain-containing protein, whose amino-acid sequence is MKSASRYCFPRILLLFLLGIVLAGCQLNAEPIDVGFQNLSRPLLGLRLKVVHKEHHVIEKEAQEKTNKDQNRALLVVACKPDSPAQKGGVLPGDILLEIDGVPVQGVRDSTFVMQRKRPGNDVALTLYRIGKIIKLGIHLPADVPVTKSTNSPLGGAS
- the ribB gene encoding 3,4-dihydroxy-2-butanone-4-phosphate synthase produces the protein MNQNLLSQYGNPVERVEKGLQALREGRGILVTDNEGRENEGDLIFSAEKLSDEQMAMMIRECSGIVCLCLTEEKIEQLNLPMMVEANSSRYQTGFTVTIEAAEGVTTGVSAADRVTTVKAAIADDAAPADLHKPGHVFPLRARAGGVLEREGHTEATVDMMTLAGLNPCGVLCELTNPDGTMARLPEIVEFGQKYDMPVLTVDDIINYRIQIAKKAS
- a CDS encoding rhodanese-like domain-containing protein gives rise to the protein MKFGKMTGFLVKAVLICALSGGLAVAFNTARPKPYTLAELSHAQPAEVLEITTADLVESYNEGKFFFIDARGEMEFAMGHVPGAVNLPSEKEGEEFTALLAQIDPNIAIVVYCDGLTCGKSLIVAKKLLENGFRNVSVYNEGIDGWISAGMDLEAN